The segment GGTAAGGCGCAGCGCCGTGAACGCTGCGCGAGATGAAGGGAGATTATTCAGCTACACTTTGGGTGGCGGACTCAGCTTTCTGCCAGGCGCGACCGATGCGTTCCTTGGTGGCGTCCCACGTCTCGGCGGTCGCGTTGCTGATCTCGGCGCTGGCGCTGCGGAGTTCGTCGCGGGCATCGGCGAGCTGCCGCGAAGCGGTGCCGCTGGCCGTCGCGCTCCGCGCCTCGATGCTTGCGGCCATGGCGTCGGCCTTAGCCTTCAGCTCGTTGCGCTGATCGTAGGTGTAGTCTTTAACGTTGTCCCAGCGATCCGCCATCGCGGTGGTGGCGCTGCTGGCAGTCGTCCCGGCTGTACTCGGAGTCACGGCGGAGGAGGTCCCGCTGCTGGTCTTGTCGGTCTTGGAGCAGGCGGTGAAAAGGAGCGCCGTGCCGACGGCGAGAATGCTGGTGAGCGAGAGGAAGGATAGTTTGGTCGATTTCATAGGTAGGGATTGGGTGAGATGAGGGAAGCCAAGCGTGGCCGCTGAATCCTTCACGGAGCCGGCGGCGAGCCGCGAAACAGGCCCGCGATGATCGCGACCAGCAGCAGCACCAGGAAAATGTAGAACAGGATACGCGCGACGTCGGTCGCCGCGCCGGCGACGCCGGTGAAGCCGAAGACCCCGGCGATGAGAGCGATGATGAGAAACGTAATGATCCAACGAAGCATAGGGGCGGCCGAGTTGAGGGTGAGAACGCTGGCGACGCGCCAACGCCGGGCCCCGTCTTGCTTGAGCGATGCCAGTCTGGCTTTGTTGCGGCTTAACCCGCAGGAAATCAGTTGTTTAAAAATACGGTGCCCGTGCCGCAGTCCTCGCAGCGCGCGGGGATTCGATGCAATTTGCGGCGGCGGAAGCCGCGCCGCCGTGCGACGTGCAAGGAGCACTCCCGCGCCGACACCGACCGTATGCGAGGCAGACGGGCGGTCGCGGCAGCCTTCTGTGAATTCTGTGTTTGCACATCTGGTGCGCTCTGCGGCGGGCGCGACGTTTGACAAGCTGGCCCGCGCTGGGTCGAGAAAGGGTTGCCCGCTGTTATCAGACACGGGGACCGAGCCGCGGGCGCC is part of the Opitutus terrae PB90-1 genome and harbors:
- a CDS encoding DUF1328 domain-containing protein — encoded protein: MLRWIITFLIIALIAGVFGFTGVAGAATDVARILFYIFLVLLLVAIIAGLFRGSPPAP